The window ATCCCACTCGTCGACCGGCCGCGCATAACAGGTGAGCGCGCCCGAACCGAGACCGATCAGCGCAACGTGCATCGGCGGCGAAGTCGCCGCCGCGGCCGTGAGGTATCGACCCGCCGGACCCGCCGGATGATAGTAGGAAACCGGATGGCAGCCGGACATTCCGCTGACCCGCTGCATGCCGTGAACGGTCGAGCCGTGCACGACCCGGTGGAACTCACCGGTCTCGTCGATCGTCACCCGCACCCGTCCGAAAAAACTTCGCTCGGCGAAGATCGAGTGCCCGAACGGCGACGGCAGCAGAACCGACGTTGCAATCAGCGCCGCGAGCCGCGTCGCATAGACGGTCCCGCGTTCGTTGCCGGCGAGCGTGTAGAAGGCCGCCGGCAGATACGGCAGCGCCGGTCCGAAGACGCTGTCGGGAGAGATCCGCGTCGCCAGCGGCGTGCCGACCAGCACGAGCGCAGCCGGAACGACGACGTCGAGCACGCGGCTGAGCGCCGACCGTGCGCCCGGGCTTCCCGGCACCATCACGATCGATGCGAGCACGAGCGCAACCGGATACTCGACGAGCCCGTCGGTCAGAAGCGGCGGAACGAGCAGCGTGACGAGGCCGCCGACGGCGCCGCCGACCGAAATGGCCAGATAATACTGCGGCAGCAGCGCCGGCGGCGGCTGCAGCGCCGTAACCCGCACGTGGCAGAACAGGCAGCAGTAGAAGAACACGATCAGGTGCAGCGGAATCAGGAAGATCGCCGGGGAGTTGGCCTCGGCGCACAGCGTGACGACGACCGCAATCAGTGCGAGCGACGACAGGCGCGCCAGCAGGTTCGGCAGCGGATAGAGCGGCCGCCCGAACGCCACGATGAACGTTGCAAGATAGATCGCGAGCGGAATCGTCCAGAAGAACGGAATCGATGCGATGTCGGTCAGGATGTAGCTGGTGACGCTCAGCAGCAGGCTGGCCGGGACCGCGGTAAGGCCGATGATCTTCGCCCACTCGACGCCGCCGGAAGTCAGGTCGACGTCGGTTGCGAGCGCAGCCGGCGCGGGCTGCTCGCGGCGAAGCACGCCGCCGAACGCGACGATTGCAGCGGCCACCACGACCAGCAGCGCGAGAAACACCGTTCGCTGCGCGCCGAGCGAAAGCTCGGGCTCGAACAGCAGCGGATAGGCGAATAGCCCGAACATGCTTCCGGCGTTGCTCGCAGCATAGAGGCGGTACGGGTGCGCAGCCGTCGGATGCGACGAGCGTGCGAACCAGCTCTGCACGAGCGTCGTCAGTGCCGCGAGCGCGACGAACGGCAGCAGCGCGTTGGCGACAAGCCACCCGACCAGCAGCCTGAGCGGTGCGTCGGTTACGTGCGGGAGATGGACGACCGAGCCCGGATACGCGACGAACAGCGTCGCGAGCACCGCAAGCTGGACCGCGATCTGCGCGGTAAGGCTCGCAAGCCGCGTCACCGCGAGTGCGTAGAGGTAGCCGACGAGCAGCGCCACCTGGAAGAACACCATGCACGTGTTCCACAGCAGCGGCGTCCCGCCGAACGACGGCAGCAGGATCTTCCCGACGTACGGCTCGAACGCGAAAAGAAGCAGCGACCCGAGGAATGTCGCCGTCACCGCCAGCCACAGCGCGAGGCGACCCTTTGTATTCGTCGCCGCGTCCACGGCCGGCGCGGCCAGGCTCACGTGCCGTGCACTTCCTCGAGATAGGTGTAGCCGTTGAGGCCTTCCTCGTAGAACTTCAGGAAGCGGCCGGCTTCGAGATGGTCGAGGCGACCCGCACGCACGGCCTTGTCAACGGCCACCT of the Candidatus Limnocylindrales bacterium genome contains:
- a CDS encoding fused MFS/spermidine synthase, whose product is MSLAAPAVDAATNTKGRLALWLAVTATFLGSLLLFAFEPYVGKILLPSFGGTPLLWNTCMVFFQVALLVGYLYALAVTRLASLTAQIAVQLAVLATLFVAYPGSVVHLPHVTDAPLRLLVGWLVANALLPFVALAALTTLVQSWFARSSHPTAAHPYRLYAASNAGSMFGLFAYPLLFEPELSLGAQRTVFLALLVVVAAAIVAFGGVLRREQPAPAALATDVDLTSGGVEWAKIIGLTAVPASLLLSVTSYILTDIASIPFFWTIPLAIYLATFIVAFGRPLYPLPNLLARLSSLALIAVVVTLCAEANSPAIFLIPLHLIVFFYCCLFCHVRVTALQPPPALLPQYYLAISVGGAVGGLVTLLVPPLLTDGLVEYPVALVLASIVMVPGSPGARSALSRVLDVVVPAALVLVGTPLATRISPDSVFGPALPYLPAAFYTLAGNERGTVYATRLAALIATSVLLPSPFGHSIFAERSFFGRVRVTIDETGEFHRVVHGSTVHGMQRVSGMSGCHPVSYYHPAGPAGRYLTAAAATSPPMHVALIGLGSGALTCYARPVDEWDLFELSPTMARVASDPRLFTFVTNSPAARKDIILGDARLSITERGDKRYDIIIVDAFSSDAIPLHLITKEAIATYAEHLTPSGVMLFHISNRFFRLQPVLESVGEPSGFDGYAFEDLKLRDQDEREGKSASTWMILARPDEGRALPPEWKPVSEHLERAWTDDFSNPLGALEWHATGGK